The DNA region cttatggcgaactgtcatctgatttcgcaacctTAAGTGGTGACCGTCACGGCTGTCCATCTTTGTtaaacttcatcatagacctactgatggaaaaaCGTTCTCGTCGTTTGAATTTTCaggcattgatctcctaccaggaggtccacttatcgacttagaatacgcagatgacattgtcctgtttggtgaagacgctgataaaatgcagtcttttggtagcactaagcaacaatgccaaaaTGTTTGAGATTcgcttctccccctctaaatgcaagttttgcttcaggactggtctgcgtcagcacctgaactaaggatagggagtgaagtagttgaacgcgtcgacaacttcacttatttcggaagtctgatcagccctaatgggttggtgtctgacgaaatctcagcacggattcgaaaagctcgcttggcttttgccaacatacgtcacctatggcgaaggcgagatatccgtctatcaattgagggacgagtatactgcgcggcagtccgttctgttttaatttacggcagcgaaacctggccattaagagtataagatactcgtaagctactagtatttgaccacagatgcctcagagatattgctcgtatctgctgagatcaccgagtaagtaatagtgcGGTTAGACGCAGactattagggaatgatggtaaatcagttgatgaggttgtgaatcttcatcgaatgagatggttgggccacgtgttacgtatgcctgaactcCGATTACCATGGCGCGTAATGCCTACTAATGTTGGAAGAAGGGTAGGGGCAGCCAaatcaaaacatggcattagtccataaagtcactacttctatgaatccggtgttcatcttgctgtgctaatgaggtatggcaacttagaccgatgcatatatgtgcttggtcctacgttgtagctgactgactaaataTCCCGGGAGAAGTCCAACTCTTAGGAAttcagatgaggaaagtgttatctctaaaagcacgtcaataACAAAGTTaaaaagaatggagagagtggacagccctgacgaacaccacttgagttAATCAATCCTGATGAcggttcgccataagctctcactcgaccagttgtgtccgagtagagagcctttacaaggttaatgtacttctttcgtactcctttcagtgacaaacactgccatagaacctcacgatcaaccgagtcaaatgccgccttaaggtcgagaaatactactatTGTGGGACGTCTGGATGTGTGTCTATGTCCTAGGACCtaacgtagtgtgaatatctggtttaTACAGCCACATCCAGGTCGGAAACCAGCCtagttttctctagtctgctttTCACGGGCTTTatttaggcgtcgaagtattgttgaagctaatattttagacactatattggtCAAaatgattcctctgtgattgtcacaagaggacttttgtccatTCTTacagactggcacaatcagtgactgagaccagtcagatgtgattacgtccagttcccaggGCCTGTTTCTCTTCCTTGCTTAAGATTACATATAGCTTTTTTAACTTCGTAGAGTTAGAGGACTTACATCAACTTGGCATTCAGGTCGACTAGAGGATCGTGGGGGACCGGAAtatggctgaaggccagttgaactgatccctaaagtatTCTGCTCATCGAtctaatctcctggattgagcgtgaataatatgtccatctttttccgagatagtttcgctaacagttGAATTCCTAATATCggaaaatttatatatatatatatatatatatatatatatatatatattgtttcaCACGAAGATTTTAGAGTATCCGCTAGTGTACTACAAGAagtacagtcagtcagtcagctacaatgtcagaccaggcacatatatgcatcggtccaagttgccatacctcattaacacaacaagattaacaccggattcataaaagtagttaattcagaggtggtaatatataaaagaaagattgcaataaggatatagtacaggaagaaagaattagttcgtagaaagaaagatatgaagcgattttaatctcttagtttaagagaagacagagagtgtatacaccgacgccattgtgatcgatcctgagccatgtcaccaagagtctccaacgattggttatgataatcacgcggaccccaaccaagtagtctgcatctaccaacatggctcagactagaagttagtgacttcaagcactgatgccacgttttggtttgaccgcccctaactttcttccaaccatctccaacaccggttagcatcgcacgtcgtggtaatcggagttcaggcatacgtaacacgtggcccaaccatctcattcgatgaagattcacaacctcatcaactgatttaccatcattccctaatagtCTGCGTCTAACCgcactattacttactcggtgatctcagcagatacgagcaatatctctgaggcatctgtggtcaaatactagtagcttacgagtatcttatactcttaatggccaggtttcgctgccgtaaattaaaacagaacggactgccgcgcagtatactcgtccctcaattgatagacggatatctcgccttcgccataggtgacgtatgttggcaaaagccaagcgagcttttcgaatccgtgctgagagttcgtcagacaccaacccattagggctgatcagacttccgaaataagtgaagttgtcgacgcgttcaactacttcactccctatccttagttcaggtgctgacgcagaccagtcctgaagcaaaaacttgcatttagagggggagaagcgAATCTCAAACAttttggcattgttgcttagtgctaccaaaagactgcattttatcagcgtcttcaccaaacaggacaatgtcatctgcgtattctaagtcgataaataCAAGGGTAACCAACAAGAATATAGTGACGAAAATGAAAGCAATCATGTTTGCTTTGTAGTGTCTTATTTTAGGCTTTACATAAGCATCTTAACTTCAGTTAGATTTTCTTACAAAATAGCATTGAGAACCGAATCCCTATAATAGCTtgctaataattattattgcgATTTAACTGGTTTCATGAAAAGCAGATACAGTAAATCGTGAAGATGACTTAGGATTTAGTATAATGGATAGACTCACCTGCTTGTATTAAATTTACTGTCGGCTTTTGCTGACAGTAAATGAGAGAAATTGATCTGAGGGAAATTAACATATTCTGCATCTTGACTGTGACAATTACGTCTAGGAAATGTACAAAACAAAGCATTTGCCAAAAGACTGGCTATCTGGAGTTGACTTAAAGTAAGTGCGCATTCTTTTCGGCATGATAGTAAAGGAATAGGCTAAAGTGAAAGAGTAGAAATGATAATCAAACAACGTTCAAATAAATAGTGACAACCACTGgcaaaaaaataaaagtatgaGAATATATGTGCGCATCTACAACATGTGACTTTGGAGGTGTGAAATTTTGTTGACTAGATTTATTTTTCTGACCGTGTAGAAGGGAAATAAAGGTCGATGAAAGCTGACGTATGACATGATAAATATTCCTGTCTGCAAAACTGGCTACCCGAACTGAATGGCAAATTAAAGAACTAAGGACCAAATATACCCGATAAGAAAGATAAAAAACATTTTCAGAGAACTAAAATACCACATtttgtcatttatttaaacacaaatattggtacaaggaggcaccaaatatatgtgcgccacacagcattcgatttgtgtaagggctgggatactacccAGATGCCTACACTTTAAACCTTTGACCCGAAGGTCTAATCTACGAGAcggtggagcaacgttaggagatgcagtcccacggtatccggtgaccaacaacaggtttatacatcatttgttccctgaagatcctggagtccatgtgcaccattggtttagaattagggctttccaactcccctagttgTACgcgaacccggttaaagcgctggacttTCGTCTTTTCGGTTTTATAAACAACATCCCCGACACGAGAAGACAGCGAGTAAGACTACagtggcagtggctgtatatgcgtggccgtgtgagCATTTTAATAGATGGAGCTGACCCTCTTCACCCTAGGCCATACCAGGGTACTTGGGAGCAAAACTGAGAGTCAGCCGCATCCCGTTTTCCCCCAACTTGGAGGTGCTAATAGATTTGAAGGCCAACAAACAACAAGCACATGACCTACCCTTGGGACTTCTAACCGAAAAATTACCTGAGTACTTTAAATGTTAACGGTTAGCAGTGACTTTACACTAGGGAGTACGTGAAGTATTGGCTCAATAATTAAAATGGAATTTGTCAAGCCTTAAATTGAATGCAAAAATATGAGAATAGTTCAAAACTTTTTAACATGAACATAATGAGATACTATAAACCCGTGTTTTATTTTACTATGGTAAGTGGGGGACCTTGAACCGGAGCATTATCACACTAAACCCCACTTTAGATATGTTTACCAAATGAAGTCCTAAAACATGTCAAGACCAGAGATTTCAGTTGCGTGACTAAAAACTAATAGTCATTATTGCAGAAGTAAAACACATCCAACCTCTGACCAAGATTAAATCTTTCTAAGGATTTTTCTACAACATACCAATCAATCTAGTACTTtcttttcaaaaagaaaactaGCAAAGACATTTTAATTTTCAAGAGTAAATTATAAACCATTAAAAAACAGCTAATTACTTTTGTAACAAAAATAGGCAAATTTAGTGCTAACGAACAAATTCCGGAAAGAGTGTTACCGAAGAAATTATCGTTTCCACCATCGGGGATCAGGTTCATCATACATAATTGTTCTAATGTTTTAAAATTCCAGTAGGATTTGAAACGATAGTTGTAGGAGAGAATAGCTTCCTAAAATAAATTAAGAAGAATGTGTGACCTAATCATTTCTCTTATATGccatacaaatagcaaatctgATTACATGAATGACAACAttgttaaaattaaaatgaactaAGTTTTTTACCTTCAACTCGTCAGAAGATTTTATCTTATTTCTCAATGCCTTTTCAATCACGACCCATCTAGAAATAAGGCTATTAGCACCACCCTAAAACATAAGCCCACTGAACAATCTTACTTCATAAACCGGATAAACGCTTTCAGGAGAACATGGCATACGAACAAACAATCCGTTCCACTTATCCTGATAGTCATCAGGATATGGTATAGGTGGCTTTACAGGGTTACTGTCACACTGAAATGTTATCAAGTTCAAAAAACACGACTTACACGAAAGAACACCTTGTGTGTTCGTGAAGGTTGTAGAGGAGGTAAACATGGTGATGATGAAGTTAACTCATCTAAAGGATCTCCCTAGGATAAGTGGTAAAAAACAAATTTCAAGAATTTACTTTGAAATACTGGACACATTTTAACGACTCAATCATTCAAAGAACCTTTGATCTTGTAGGAATTGTGACAGGATATCTATGGCTTGAACAAGTATCACTTACGCTGATGTATTGTGTGCCAAAGTTGTGTAGAGGAACGTGTGGAAATCTGAATAGCAAGAGCGAGATTAAGGACATACGATGAGCTTACAACCGATAGCCAAGTACTCCTTTGTTTCCCATCCACTTCTTCGGAAGAGCTAGATTGTTTCAATGTATTTTCTTCCCGTTCAATGGTCGCCgagtctataatttatgggAGACCAAATGAGATTTTGGATAGCAAACCCAAGACTTCAACACAGAAATAATTTATCTACATAGCCAAATcatatagctgatgtcagtttacGATGACAAGCCTAATTTATAACTATAACATTAACGGTTAGTCCTAATCTTACTTCTCCCATTGATTCATAACTATACTTAGACTCTTTTAAGTAGTCATAGTTTCTCAACTCTATTTTCATGTCGCTTGAAGTGTAGTGAGCAACTTAGTCAGTTGACTTCCCGTTGAAGTAAATACCCCGATGAGATGCGTATAAATTGTCAGCTCGATTACCGTCTAATTATTTGCAACTGTTCAGTTAAAGGTATTGATCCAACCAACTAAGCAATCAATAAGCTTCAATCAAAGGTCGTTTCTATCTTACCGTGTTGCTAATGTTACAAAGATTGTCCATAACTTATAGTCCCACCGCATTGAGAATAATCGAGATGGCAACATACACAAATGTCCGAAGACAATATGACATAACAGATTATTGCTACCTTGTAAACCCATTTTGGACTTGAGTCTaattaaaaggacagtggtatttttcctcgctgagtgaATTCCATTTTTTGaccgtttattacgtatcaagactactgttttcactttaattgaatttatttcagttaaagtattcgattaGAGTATCGTTTCTGTTTCTATATTAGTTTGTCGTCGGTACTTTTGAGTACTTTGTTTTCtattgtatctgttagtactttttgTACTAACGATCTACAGTTTTCCACTTTTTTGGTCATAGATCATTTTTGTCTGAGTATTATTGCatccagttcttttttaaaaaaaggaccCCTGTTTAATGACTGGACAGTGCAAAAAAACCAATTGCCAACGTCCGGGCTGTCGTTATCgcgttgaaagcggcatgcagtgcgatgagtgcaaaggctggtaccacgaagtttgcacgaatttAACGCCTGCAGCTTTCAAACGATTCAGCAAAAACAGTTGTGTATgactttgtcaacagtgctgttcggatgcaaacagcttgctaaccgaggccatctcactggtaaATGCTGATGCAAAAGTGTTTTGGCAAGCATGGTCGGGACACAACGAACAGTACTCGctctgtcgacacgcaaattGATGTGAAGCAAACTTAGGTGAGTTCGAAAACAGGTGACTCACACCGACCAAAAGAGGAAAAACAGTCTTCAAAGAGGTTTGTCTTAACCAAAAACTCAAGAAAAGAAGTTTCTTTTGTCTCCCGTCTTCTAAATGGTATTCAGCAGGAAACGCCTGAAAGCCGCAATCGCATGGCTCGATCAGTTTCCAGCGGGAAACACAACCTGACCTCCCGAATCGTCGACAACCCTCCGGAATCTCACAGTATGTTTGACGCAACTGTGGTTGCTTCTCATAGCaacgttgacgaatgggtacaggttgtaaggaagaaacaacataACGATATAAAAGGGAATCCTGCCCCATAAAAGTAGTCGAGAAATCGAAGACTGATCAAAGTGACAGATCAGTtgtttttcatagaatcaaggagagtgaAAGCTCTGAACCAAaaactcgttttgagcatgacattgtgctgataaaacagctacttaatcaactcatgcctcaaaatatccccggagtcaccttgctaaaggtgtacagactaagTAGCTTAGCGAACTTGAAGCCTAATcaatccagactgcttaaagtagtattcaaatctTCGAATGAACGCGacttaattttacagaatggacataaattaaagggttcaggagttttTATCCGTAAGGACTTGCCGTTGGCAGACCGCGTAGAAAGACGGGAATCCGGAAAAGAACTACAACTGAGgtttagacgctggcgaaaatgacataaaaatttcaaattttcgggttgtaaggcttagacagagaatgatgcccaAGCCACTATGGGTGAAGCGCGAAGccacttaaataggcttcggatctCTTACACTAATGCCCGAAGCTTACTCAATAAGCGAttggaactaggtgtacagattgactctacaaagccagacataatcgcaatcacagaaacctggctgacacagccTATAGATAGTATaaaacttgatttcgagggttttacgttagtaagggccgacagaatacaaaagcgtaaaggaggggggagtagctctattcattaggaatgctatcccatttgccattatcgacagtgtatcccatgagtgGGACGTTTTAATTAGTTAGTtaccgcttgaaatgcaagggacaaggtgtcttcgaaacattgctcgtatatcttggtaccatcgagtaagtaacacagttgttaggaaacgggtactaggtaaggatggcaaatcaattgatgaagtagtgaaacttcatcagttgagatggctgggacacgtgttacgtatgcccaacgaccgactacctcgacgagcgatgtttagtggtataggagtaggttggaagaaagctaggggtggccaaaccaaaacatggcacaagtccatgaagtcactgacaagtggactgagttatgttggtaggtgtagactacctggttggggaccgcgagatgatagcaaccgatggttagagaccctgaatgacatggctcaaaatcgtttgcaatggcgcaggtgcatccactctctgtgttctcccaaattctaatcttctgaattcttcatgtcccttttttcctctttccaaatttatttcactggattatactctttaaataacatctccaaaccctaatcttcccgattactgcttatactcttattacctctaccactatgggatttgaatcgacaactgcatctctgtgctaatgtggtgtggcaactcgaactgatgtacgtacgtacgaagttctacgttgttactgactgactgaagggacaagagctgctgatcggtttggtctatcgcagtccaagctgtgaggtaaatgaggtcctgctaagcagtccaaatacttggtcacaaagtggtcgatatctaatcctaggggactttaatgcacctatggtagactgggaaaatatAAGAACTGAGTCGTCAGAAAATTCCCTCGAGTAGggactagttgatgcggttatcacatttgccctagtgcaacatgtgaaagaagcgactaggtatgACCcagacactgaatcatccttactagatcttatattgactcactatgaggatgatgttgcgaacctccattacATGCCACCCATAAGTAAAAGTGATCACTCAGTTtcaactttcgacttcc from Schistosoma haematobium chromosome ZW, whole genome shotgun sequence includes:
- a CDS encoding hypothetical protein (EggNog:ENOG410V704~COG:T) — protein: MIESLKCVQYFKGDPLDELTSSSPCLPPLQPSRTHKVFFRCDSNPVKPPIPYPDDYQDKWNGLFVRMPCSPESVYPVYEGGANSLISRWVVIEKALRNKIKSSDELKEAILSYNYRFKSYWNFKTLEQLCMMNLIPDGGNDNFFGNTLSGICSLALNLPIFVTKVDFANSYLGGGVLNSGCVQEEIMFALRPELLVSCLFVERLGFDETLIIEGAEQYSVGSGYADDFCWAGDFIHSDSGMKR
- a CDS encoding hypothetical protein (EggNog:ENOG410V704~COG:T) codes for the protein MTIRISGTDCLFVCHVLLKAFIRFMKWVVIEKALRNKIKSSDELKEAILSYNYRFKSYWNFKTLEQLCMMNLIPDGGNDNFFGNTLSGICSLALNLPIFVTKPIPLLSCRKECALTLSQLQIASLLANALFCTFPRRNCHSQDAEYVNFPQINFSHLLSAKADSKFNTSRTLHVKIEKLRCILHYFHRVLQKFPTGSVTFTRRCLGNLSPDWSRSELTFDQLRLHVNATGSITDAGPNTLQVCYVSFIKPILY